The region TTGTCAAAGAGGAATCCGTCATAGAGCTGGATTGCCTTTAAGAGGACAAAGAACTAAGAATAACTCGAGAACAAGAAAAGGTAAAAGAAAAACTGTTGCTAACAAGAAAAAAGCAACTAAATAATAAGTAAGTAATATGGCTAAGGCAACTACAAAAAAACGTAAAGTTATCGTTGAGTCTTCTGGAGAAGCGCATATTAACGCTACTTTTAATAACATCATCATTTCTTTAACAAACAAGAAAGGTGAAGTAATTTCTTGGTCTTCTGCAGGTAAAATGGGCTTCAGAGGTTCAAAAAAGAATACTCCGTATGCAGCTCAAATGGCAGCTGAAGATTGTGCAAAAGTAGCTCTTGAAGCTGGGCTTAAAAAAGTAAAAGTTTACGTTAAAGGTCCTGGAAACGGAAGAGAATCTGCAATCAGATCAATTCATAATGGTGGAATTGAAGTTACTGAAATCATTGATGTAACTCCAATGCCTCACAACGGATGTCGTCCTCCAAAGAGAAGAAGAGTTTAATAATTATTAAGTATAACAAAGGTAGGAATTAGATTATCGAAGGAAAGACCTTAATTCATAATCCCTACCTTATTTTAAATTTTAGAAATGGCAAGATATACTGGTCCAAAAACAAAAATCGCTCGTAAATTCGGCGAAGCTATTTTCGGTGAAGATAGATCATTCGAAAAAAGAAATTACCCTCCAGGTCAACATGGTTTAGCAAAAAGAAGAGGTAAAAAATCTGAATATGCTGTTCAGTTAATGGAAAAGCAAAAAGCTAAATATACTTATGGTATTTTAGAGCGTCAATTCAGAAACTTATTTGAAAAAGCTTCTGCTGCATCTGGTGTAACAGGTGAAATCCTTTTACAATTATGTGAATCACGTTTAGATAACGTTGTTTACAGAATGGGTATAGCTCCATCTCGTAGAGGTGCTCGTCAGTTGGTTTCTCACAGACACATTACTGTTAATGGTGAAGTTGTAAATATTCCTTCTTACCAATTAAAACCAGGTGATAAAGTTGCAGTTCGTGAAAAATCAAAATCTCTTGAGGCAATTGAGCGTTCTTTAGCTAATTCATCTACTGTATATGAGTGGATTACTTGGAATAATGATACTAAAGAAGGTACTTTTGTTGCTGTACCTCAAAGACTTCAAATTCCAGAAAATATTAAAGAGCAACTAATCGTTGAGTTGTATAACAAATAATAGACATTAGTCGAAATATGGCAATATTTAATTTTCAAAAGCCCGATAAAGTTATCATGATCGATTCTACGGATTTCGAAGGTAAATTTGAATTTAGACCTTTGGAACCTGGTTATGGATTGACTGTTGGTAACGCACTAAGAAGAGTTTTACTTTCTTCACTTGAAGGTTTTGCTATTACTTCAGTTAAAATTGAAGGTGTTGAACATGAATTTTCAACAATCGCTGGAGTAGTAGAGGATGTTACAGAAATTATCTTAAATCTTAAACAAGTACGTTTTAAACGTCAAATTGAAGATATTGATAATGAGTCTGTATCAATTTCTTTATCTGGTAAAGATCAAATAACTGCAGGGGACTTCCAGAAATTTATTTCTGGATTCCAAGTGTTAAACCCTGAATTAGTTATTTGTAATCTTGATAACAAAACTAATATCAATATGGAACTTACTATCGAAAAAGGTAGAGGTTATGTTCCTGCTGAAGAAAATAAAAAGCAAAATGCACCAATTGGTACAATCTTTACAGATTCTATTTATACTCCTGTAAAGAACGTTAAGTATTCAATTGAAAACTATCGTGTTGAACAAAAAACTGATTATGAAAAATTAGTTTTTGAAATCATCACTGATGGTTCAATTCACCCAAAAGATGCATTAACAGAAGCTGCTAAAACTCTAATTCATCATTTTATGTTATTCTCAGATGAAAGAATTACATTGGAGGCTGATGAAATTGCTCAAACTGAGTCGTATGACGAAGAGTCTTTACACATGAGACAGTTGTTAAAAACTAAACTTGTAGATATGGACTTGTCAGTTAGAGCTTTAAATTGTTTAAAAGCGGCTGAAGTTGATACACTTGGAGATTTAGTATCTTTCAATAAAAATGACTTAATGAAGTTCCGTAACTTTGGTAAAAAATCATTAACTGAATTAGATGAATTAGTTGCAGTTAAAGGTTTAACTTTCGGAATGGATTTGTCAAAATACAAATTAGATAAAGAATAAATTACTTCATATTTTGCTCTCCAAAGTGGATTGATGCAAGATGAAGGCTAAATAATTACGTCATGAGACACGGAAAAAAAGTAAATCATTTAAGTAGACAAACAGGACATAGAAAAGCTATGTTAGCTAATATGGCTTGTTCGTTAATCGAGCACAAACGTATTAACACTACTGTTGCTAAAGCTAAAGCTTTAAAACAATTTGTTGAGCCTTTAGTAACTAAATCAAAAGAGGATACTACTCACAACCGTCGTATTGTTTTCTCTTATTTAAGAAACAAATATGCTGTTACTGAGTTATTCAGAGAAGTAGCTGCTAAAGTTGGTGATCGTCCAGGAGGTTATACTCGTATTATTAAATTGGGTAACCGTTTAGGAGATAACGCTGATATGGCAATGATTGAATTAGTAGATTTTAATACATTATATAACGCTACTAAAAAAGAAGCTAAGAAAACAACTCGTAGAAGTAGAGCTACTAAAAAAGCTGATGCACCTGCTGCAGAAGCTCCTGCAGCTGACTCTAATGAAAATTCTGAAGCTACTGAATAATCATGAAAATAGTGCTTTAAATATAAAAAAGGATAAACATATTGTTTATCCTTTTTTTATATCTAGTAATTAATATTTAACTTTGCAACACTCAACAACACAACATGAAATATAATAACAGACCTCAAGCAATTTTGCTTTTAAAAGATGGTACCATTTTTTATGGTAAATCAATCGGAATTTCAGGAACTACATTTGGCGAAATTGCCTTCAATACAGGAACAACAGGTTATCAAGAGATTTTTACAGATCCTTCGTATTACGGACAAATAATGGTTACTACCAATGCACATATTGGTAATTATGGTGTAAATGAAAATGAAGTTGAATCCAATAGTGTTAAAATTTCTGGTTTAGTATGTAAAAACTTTAGTTTTAATTATTCACGTCCCGATGCTTCTGAAAGTCTTTTTGATTATTTACAAAAACAAAATTTAGTAGTTATTTCAGATGTTGATACCAGAGCGTTAGTTAGTTACATTCGTGACAACGGTGCAATGAATGGTGTGATTTGTACTGACGGAACACCAATCGAAGAATTAAAAGCAAAATTAGATGCTATGCCCGATATGAAAGGTCTTGAATTGGCTTCAAAAGTATCAACAAAGGAACCGTATTTCTATGGCGATGAAAAGGCAACCTACAAAATTTCAGCACTTGATTTAGGTATAAAAACAAATATTTTAAGAAATCTTGCTAAAAGAGATTGTTATATTAAAGTTTTTCCATACGATGCCACTTTTGAAGATTTAAGATCTTTTAATCCAGATGGTTTCTTCTTATCTAATGGTCCTGGTGATCCAGATCCACTTCATAGTGCACAAGAAGTTGCACGTCAAATTTTAAATGAAAACCATCCTTTGTTTGGCATCTGTTTAGGTCATCAAGTCAT is a window of Flavobacterium indicum GPTSA100-9 = DSM 17447 DNA encoding:
- a CDS encoding DNA-directed RNA polymerase subunit alpha; this translates as MAIFNFQKPDKVIMIDSTDFEGKFEFRPLEPGYGLTVGNALRRVLLSSLEGFAITSVKIEGVEHEFSTIAGVVEDVTEIILNLKQVRFKRQIEDIDNESVSISLSGKDQITAGDFQKFISGFQVLNPELVICNLDNKTNINMELTIEKGRGYVPAEENKKQNAPIGTIFTDSIYTPVKNVKYSIENYRVEQKTDYEKLVFEIITDGSIHPKDALTEAAKTLIHHFMLFSDERITLEADEIAQTESYDEESLHMRQLLKTKLVDMDLSVRALNCLKAAEVDTLGDLVSFNKNDLMKFRNFGKKSLTELDELVAVKGLTFGMDLSKYKLDKE
- the rplQ gene encoding 50S ribosomal protein L17, producing the protein MRHGKKVNHLSRQTGHRKAMLANMACSLIEHKRINTTVAKAKALKQFVEPLVTKSKEDTTHNRRIVFSYLRNKYAVTELFREVAAKVGDRPGGYTRIIKLGNRLGDNADMAMIELVDFNTLYNATKKEAKKTTRRSRATKKADAPAAEAPAADSNENSEATE
- the carA gene encoding glutamine-hydrolyzing carbamoyl-phosphate synthase small subunit translates to MKYNNRPQAILLLKDGTIFYGKSIGISGTTFGEIAFNTGTTGYQEIFTDPSYYGQIMVTTNAHIGNYGVNENEVESNSVKISGLVCKNFSFNYSRPDASESLFDYLQKQNLVVISDVDTRALVSYIRDNGAMNGVICTDGTPIEELKAKLDAMPDMKGLELASKVSTKEPYFYGDEKATYKISALDLGIKTNILRNLAKRDCYIKVFPYDATFEDLRSFNPDGFFLSNGPGDPDPLHSAQEVARQILNENHPLFGICLGHQVIALANGISTYKMFNGHRGINHPVKNLITGKGEITSQNHGFAVVREELDQHPDFELTHVHLNDGTVAGMRMKSKNCFSVQYHPEASPGPHDSSYLFDQFIENIKASKN
- the rpsD gene encoding 30S ribosomal protein S4, whose protein sequence is MARYTGPKTKIARKFGEAIFGEDRSFEKRNYPPGQHGLAKRRGKKSEYAVQLMEKQKAKYTYGILERQFRNLFEKASAASGVTGEILLQLCESRLDNVVYRMGIAPSRRGARQLVSHRHITVNGEVVNIPSYQLKPGDKVAVREKSKSLEAIERSLANSSTVYEWITWNNDTKEGTFVAVPQRLQIPENIKEQLIVELYNK
- the rpsK gene encoding 30S ribosomal protein S11 produces the protein MAKATTKKRKVIVESSGEAHINATFNNIIISLTNKKGEVISWSSAGKMGFRGSKKNTPYAAQMAAEDCAKVALEAGLKKVKVYVKGPGNGRESAIRSIHNGGIEVTEIIDVTPMPHNGCRPPKRRRV